Proteins co-encoded in one Petrotoga sp. 9PW.55.5.1 genomic window:
- a CDS encoding ABC transporter permease: protein MWKKLNKKAKIGLFILLFFIIIAIFAPFIAPYDPNSFVGAPYLQPSKDFLLGTDRMGRDILSQLIYGTRLSLVVGLVTGSLMTTISVLLGMTSGYFGGLTDRILSTIIDVFMVIPGLPLMIVIASYVRIRGILPIILVISFTSWAPGARVIRSQTLTMRSREFVIASRITGEKHRRIIFSEIMPNMSSLIASNFFTACLTAIIGEASLEFLGFGDVSSITWGTMLYWAQNSSALLNQSWAWVLAPGAAIAILGASFALLNFSIDELTNPKLRGV, encoded by the coding sequence TTGTGGAAGAAATTAAATAAAAAAGCTAAAATAGGTTTGTTTATACTATTATTTTTTATAATAATAGCTATTTTCGCACCTTTTATAGCGCCTTATGATCCTAATAGTTTTGTTGGGGCTCCATACCTCCAACCGAGTAAAGATTTTCTATTAGGTACTGACCGAATGGGGAGAGATATCTTATCGCAATTAATATATGGAACAAGATTGTCTTTAGTAGTAGGTTTAGTTACAGGGAGTTTGATGACAACAATTTCGGTACTTTTAGGTATGACCTCAGGTTATTTTGGAGGTTTAACAGATAGAATTCTTTCAACAATAATCGATGTTTTTATGGTTATTCCGGGTTTGCCTTTGATGATTGTTATAGCGTCATATGTAAGAATAAGGGGTATTTTGCCAATAATTTTGGTTATTTCTTTTACTAGTTGGGCACCTGGGGCCAGAGTTATTAGATCCCAAACATTAACTATGAGGTCCCGTGAATTTGTAATAGCTTCAAGAATCACGGGTGAAAAACATAGAAGAATTATTTTTTCTGAAATTATGCCAAATATGTCTTCATTGATTGCTTCAAATTTTTTTACAGCTTGTTTAACGGCCATTATAGGTGAAGCTTCTTTGGAATTCTTAGGCTTTGGGGATGTTAGTTCAATAACATGGGGAACGATGCTTTATTGGGCACAAAATAGCAGTGCTTTATTAAATCAGTCCTGGGCATGGGTTTTAGCTCCAGGAGCAGCAATAGCTATTTTGGGAGCAAGTTTTGCTTTGTTGAATTTTTCGATTGATGAGTTGACAAACCCCAAGTTAAGAGGAGTGTGA
- a CDS encoding ABC transporter ATP-binding protein, translating to MLLEVHNLSAGYSSSRKIIKAVRNVSFNLEDDDFLGIAGESGCGKSTLLFSLINLLKRPGKIFEGEVIYKGKDILKMDKETLRKNRWKEFSLVTQSAMNALNPVYKIKDQLLDVILEHSNYSKSEAYEIVGNVLEMVGIQKERMESYPHQLSGGMKQRVAIAMALVFSPSLVIMDEPTTALDVVVQRSIMEQIDEIRRKKKFSIIFVTHDISLLFEISKKISIMYAGELVEFGETKDVYEHPFHPYTQGLINSFPKLTTKEKEYSGIPGKIPDLSQPLEGCPFKERCSYRKDLCNQKPEFREILSGRWVSCHFPL from the coding sequence ATGTTATTAGAAGTACATAATCTTTCTGCTGGATATTCAAGCAGTAGAAAAATAATTAAAGCAGTTAGAAATGTTTCCTTTAATTTAGAAGATGATGATTTTTTAGGTATAGCTGGTGAATCTGGATGTGGAAAATCGACTCTTCTTTTTTCTTTAATAAATCTTTTAAAAAGACCGGGCAAAATTTTTGAAGGAGAGGTTATATACAAAGGAAAAGATATTCTAAAAATGGATAAAGAAACATTAAGAAAGAATAGATGGAAAGAATTTTCTTTGGTAACACAAAGCGCAATGAACGCTCTTAATCCTGTGTATAAAATCAAAGATCAATTATTAGACGTCATTCTAGAACATAGCAATTATTCTAAATCTGAGGCTTATGAAATTGTTGGAAATGTATTAGAAATGGTTGGCATACAGAAAGAACGGATGGAAAGTTACCCACATCAGCTTTCTGGTGGAATGAAACAAAGAGTAGCGATAGCTATGGCTTTAGTTTTTTCTCCTTCTCTTGTGATAATGGATGAACCAACTACCGCTTTAGATGTTGTTGTTCAAAGGTCAATAATGGAACAGATAGATGAAATTCGAAGAAAAAAGAAATTTTCTATAATTTTTGTTACCCATGATATATCTCTCTTGTTTGAAATTTCAAAAAAGATTTCGATTATGTATGCAGGTGAATTGGTAGAATTCGGAGAGACAAAAGATGTTTATGAACATCCTTTTCATCCATATACTCAAGGGTTGATAAATTCTTTCCCAAAATTAACAACAAAAGAAAAAGAATATTCTGGAATACCAGGAAAAATTCCTGACCTTTCGCAACCATTAGAAGGTTGCCCTTTTAAAGAAAGGTGTTCATATAGGAAGGATTTATGTAATCAAAAACCTGAATTTCGAGAGATTT